One genomic segment of Deinococcus sp. LM3 includes these proteins:
- a CDS encoding bifunctional 4-hydroxy-2-oxoglutarate aldolase/2-dehydro-3-deoxy-phosphogluconate aldolase encodes MPADVARPAQADTLTETLRAAGVVGVLRAPDVAAAVHAAHAAARGGLRVLELTFTTPGVTDALRTLRAELRGVTVGVGTVLTAAQAHEAVMAGAAFLVSPHLDEDLLREAQALGVPYLPGVLTPSEALRATRLGAPVLKVFPAASAGGPGFIRDLRGPLPHLHLMATGGVRPHEVPAYRDAGALAVGLGGHLFPARAVETGDWDAVEAATRAALREAGLPL; translated from the coding sequence TTGCCCGCTGACGTGGCCCGGCCCGCGCAGGCCGACACCCTGACGGAGACGCTGCGCGCGGCGGGCGTGGTCGGCGTCCTGCGCGCCCCGGACGTGGCGGCCGCCGTCCACGCGGCACATGCCGCCGCGCGGGGCGGACTGCGCGTCCTGGAACTGACGTTCACGACCCCTGGTGTGACGGACGCCCTGCGCACCCTGCGCGCTGAACTGCGCGGCGTGACCGTCGGCGTCGGTACCGTCCTGACCGCCGCGCAGGCACACGAGGCTGTCATGGCCGGGGCGGCGTTCCTCGTCAGCCCCCACCTGGACGAAGACCTGCTGCGCGAGGCGCAGGCCCTCGGCGTGCCCTACCTGCCGGGCGTGCTGACGCCCAGCGAGGCCCTGCGGGCCACGCGGCTGGGCGCGCCGGTGTTGAAGGTGTTCCCGGCCGCCAGCGCGGGCGGCCCCGGCTTCATCCGCGACCTGCGCGGCCCGCTGCCGCACCTGCACCTCATGGCGACCGGCGGAGTCCGTCCGCACGAGGTTCCCGCCTACCGGGATGCCGGGGCGCTCGCGGTGGGTCTGGGCGGCCACCTGTTTCCCGCCCGGGCTGTCGAGACTGGCGACTGGGACGCCGTGGAGGCCGCCACCCGCGCCGCGCTGCGCGAGGCGGGACTGCCACTGTGA